The Acanthochromis polyacanthus isolate Apoly-LR-REF ecotype Palm Island chromosome 17, KAUST_Apoly_ChrSc, whole genome shotgun sequence genome has a window encoding:
- the aldh3a2b gene encoding aldehyde dehydrogenase family 3 member A2b, which produces MSREQQAVARARKAFETGRSKSLEYRICQLKNLQQLFVERQKEIADAIKKDLNKSEQGAQLYETLGLEGEIGLALRKLKEWAAPRRVEKNLLTLSDTVYIQPEPLGVVLIIGAWNYPWAVTIQPLVGAIAAGNAAVVKPSEVCVHTAKLMEDLLPLYIDKELYPVVTGGVPETQELLRQRFDHIFYTGNSTVGKIIMEAAAKNLTPVTLELGGKSPCYIDKNCDISVACRRVAWGKYTNCGQTCIAPDYILCEPSIQDRVIEEVKKSIKEFYTDNPKTCPDYGRIINQRHFKRIMNLLGDSTIAAGGENDESACYIAPTILRDVKPEASVMQEEIFGPVLPILTVSGLDEAIKFINKREKPLALYIFSTDEKLVNKVRDETSSGGMVANDCLVHFSISSLPFGGVGNSGMGSYHGKFSFDNLSHMRSCVIKQLKMEGVNSMRYPPHTAKKLGWARFFILKTADFGWMKKMLIFAMLAVVAAVVIQNYLR; this is translated from the exons ATGTCTCGGGAGCAGCAGGCGGTGGCTCGGGCCAGGAAAGCCTTCGAAACTGGCAGGTCCAAATCTTTAGAGTACCGGATCTGCCAGCTGAAGAACCTGCAGCAGTTGTTCGTCGAGAGGCAGAAAGAGATCGCAGATGCCATCAAGAAAGATCTTAATAAG AGCGAGCAGGGGGCTCAGCTGTATGAGACTCTGGGTCTGGAGGGGGAGATCGGTCTGGCCCTCAGGAAGCTGAAGGAGTGGGCAGCGCCTCGGCGTGTGGAGAAGAACCTGCTGACCCTCTCGGACACCGTCTACATCCAGCCGGAGCCGCTGGGCGTCGTGCTGATCATCGGGGCCTGGAACTACCCCTGGGCCGTTACCATCCAGCCGCTCGTCGGCGCCATCGCTGCAG GTAATGCAGCTGTGGTGAAGCCCTCAGAGGTCTGTGTTCACACCGCAAAACTCATGGAGGACCTGCTGCCGCTTTACATCGACAAA GAGCTTTATCCTGTAGTAACCGGAGGAGTACCAGAGACCCAGGAGCTGCTCCGTCAGAGATTCGATCACATTTTCTACACCGGCAACAGCACAGTGGGCAAAATAATCATGGAGGCTGCTGCCAAAAACCTGACGCCGGTGACCCTGGAGCTTGGCGGGAAGAGTCCCTGCTACATCGACAAGAACTGTGACATCAGCGTAGCCTGCAG ACGTGTCGCCTGGGGAAAGTACACCAACTGTGGTCAGACCTGCATCGCCCCAGACTACATCCTTTGTGAGCCCAGCATCCAGGACCGAGTCATCGAAGAGGTCAAGAAGTCCATTAAG GAGTTCTACACAGACAACCCAAAGACCTGCCCTGACTACGGACGCATCATCAACCAGCGCCACTTCAAAAGGATCATGAACTTGCTGGGCGACAGCACCATCGCTGCAGGAGGAGAAAATGATGAGTCGGCCTGCTACATAG CTCCCACAATTCTGCGGGACGTGAAGCCAGAAGCGAGTGTGATGCAGGAGGAGATATTTGGACCCGTGCTTCCCATCCTGACAGTCAGCGGTTTGGACGAAGCGATCAAGTTCATCAATAAGAGAGAGAAACCTCTGGCCCTCTACATCTTCTCTACAGACGAAAAG TTGGTAAATAAAGTGAGAGATGAGACTTCCAGTGGAGGAATGGTGGCCAACGACTGTCTCGTACACTTTTCTATCAGCTCTCTGCCCTTCGGAGGAGTAG GAAACAGCGGTATGGGCAGCTACCACGGCAAGTTCAGCTTTGACAACCTGAGCCACATGCGCAGTTGTGTCATCAAACAGCTGAAGATGGAGGGAGTCAACAGCATGCGCTACCCGCCTCACACCGCCAAGAAACTGGGCTGGGCGCGTTTCTTCATCCTGAAGACCGCCGACTTCGGCTGGATGAAGAAGATGTTGATCTTCGCTATGCTGGCTGTGGTGGCTGCTGTTGTGATCCAG aattatCTCCGTTGA
- the ca4c gene encoding carbonic anhydrase IV c, whose protein sequence is MEFSLYLLTLLLLFSQCTAQWCYQSQYSCDDTCRDPSHWAAQFPSCGGLRQSPINIVTSKVHVNSALPPFDFIGHTNAINITVENKGHSAHFALPQSVRLTGGALPGHYRAAQFHFHWGGNGRPGSEHTIDGERFPMELHIVHIKEPYGSLAEAEHDLAGIALLAFLFEETTDDHPQLDAVIAALGRVQNNGSRTVVPNFRLSDIIPAAKELHSYYRYVGSMTTPGCEQAVAWTVFHRTLSISSRQLDAIVKQCRFWTGQPMTDIFRPTQPLDGRVVYCSKAATALPSVSLLWFGVFSAVLGTTGLIH, encoded by the exons ATGGAGTTTTCTCTCTACCTCCTGACTCTGCTGCTTCTCTTTTCTCAGTGCACAG CTCAGTGGTGTTACCAGAGCCAGTACTCCTGTGATGACACATGCAGAG ATCCCAGCCACTGGGCAGCTCAGTTTCCCAGCTGTGGAGGATTACGTCAGTCACCTATTAACATCGTCACCAGCAAAGTGCACGTCAACAGCGCCCTGCCACCCTTCGACTTCATCGGTCACACCAACGCCATCAACATTACAGTGGAAAACAAAGGACACTCTG CTCACTTTGCTCTGCCTCAGTCGGTCCGGCTGACCGGAGGAGCTCTGCCGGGTCACTACAGAGCCGCCCAGTTCCACTTCCACTGGGGAGGAAACGGGAGACCAGGATCAGAGCACACCATTGATGGAGAGAGATTTCCTATGGAG CTGCACATCGTCCACATCAAGGAGCCTTACGGTTCTCTGGCTGAGGCAGAACATGACCTGGCAGGAATAGCTCTGCTGGCCTTCCTGTTTGAG GAAACAACAGACGATCATCCTCAGCTGGATGCAGTAATAGCAGCGCTGGGCCGAGTGCAAAACAACG gGAGCAGGACAGTGGTCCCAAACTTTCGACTCAGTGACATCATTCCAGCTGCAAAGGAGCTTCACAGTTATTACCGCTACGTGGGCTCCATGACCACTCCAGGATGTGAGCAGGCGGTTGCATGGACGGTGTTTCACAGGACGCTGTCCATCAGCAGTCGACAG CTGGATGCAATAGTTAAACAGTGTCGATTTTGGACCGGACAGCCCATGACCGACATCTTCAGACCCACACAGCCTCTGGATGGCAGAGTTGTTTACTGCTCCAAAGCAGCTACAGCTCTGCCGAGTGTCAGCCTCTTATGGTTTGGTGTTTTCTCAGCTGTGCTCGGAACAACAGGTCTGATTCACTGA